Proteins encoded within one genomic window of Mesobacillus subterraneus:
- a CDS encoding YjcZ family sporulation protein produces the protein MGAGYGGGFALIVVLFILLIIVGAAWL, from the coding sequence ATGGGTGCAGGATACGGCGGCGGCTTCGCGTTAATTGTCGTGTTATTCATTCTGTTAATCATCGTGGGTGCAGCTTGGCTTTAA
- a CDS encoding ATP-binding protein codes for MKLIELHIYGYGKLEDYVIGSVGQLQIFYGENEAGKSTIMSFIHSILFGFPAKQSSEIRYEPKNNPKYGGKIKAFFPDRGVAVIERVKGKAAGDVTVSLEDGTIGGEDLLKDLLNRMDKSIFQAIYSFNVHGLQNIHAMKGEELGRYLFSAGTLGTDKLFNTESFLTKEMEQRFKPSGKRPILNEKLKELKEVQTSLKIAEMQNEKYSELMTTKDGLTNKIAQLHKEIAMLEQKGLKLREYKRNEKLVIEAVTIESKIREHDPGFFPEDGFNRLEKLDEQLKVIQAKLLRIKEKKDHFLKELEMNRPNAELLGMETEIEARIENLLLYDQLKQEKRLLESKLEEISEEISQLNDKLHTDFNEGNILEINTSIFIKEQAENIQQTEQRLKEKKLELEADFEEEKKTLAELEARAEGAKGELLDEGKRNELVNELDLLANKERIQSELNYVLDQIDAAKSREDSEKIRRKKQQKKEYNQLLLLGSFFLIVFLWGITNGLWFLAGIGLAGLVFLLAARNKSSEKMPVEDRVLSKLLARERELKEALNSQREGSAFTIKNLLARDKEANQRYRELLIKIEQQHDRFEKVVQQFEAWEADSADVNRKRAELLKQFGLMETAGTIKVMDAYQLIDTLKQYFRERKRNKESLKKVTDSLMEMENSLKMLAERFLQNSNLAPVEAASLLKRKLREEIDQKSRYHGLTVKLEEVEEEHSSLQKEEVVIIQEKVGLLALAGTEGEDEFRQKAKAAAWVKNWSARLEDINYQLLASGMTDEDREKILTGVSLEEQIDENELRLEQSKAELTTQFDVIADVKHKVKVLEEGGIYSELLHKYKQLQHEFAEDAKEWAKFAVAKDLLSRTIDRYKDERLPKMLVKAEKFLSVLTDGGYVKIIPQLTGSGFLIERNDHMLFEANELSQATAEQVYVSIRLALAAGHYDRYPFPIIIDDSFVNFDYNRTGRIIKLLKEMSNNNQILIFTCHRHLLDYFTENVIISLQEKSTNIV; via the coding sequence ATGAAACTTATTGAACTGCATATATACGGATATGGCAAGCTCGAGGATTATGTGATTGGCTCTGTAGGGCAACTGCAAATTTTCTATGGTGAAAATGAAGCAGGCAAATCGACCATCATGTCATTCATCCATAGTATCTTGTTTGGTTTTCCGGCTAAGCAAAGTTCCGAAATCCGCTATGAGCCAAAAAATAACCCAAAGTATGGCGGTAAAATAAAGGCCTTTTTCCCTGACAGGGGAGTGGCTGTCATTGAGAGGGTGAAAGGTAAGGCTGCAGGTGATGTGACTGTCTCGCTTGAGGACGGGACGATTGGTGGAGAAGACTTACTTAAAGATCTCCTGAACAGAATGGATAAAAGCATTTTCCAGGCTATTTATTCGTTCAATGTCCATGGGTTGCAAAATATCCATGCAATGAAGGGAGAAGAGCTTGGCAGGTACTTGTTCTCTGCCGGAACGCTTGGTACAGATAAGCTCTTTAATACGGAGAGTTTCCTGACAAAGGAAATGGAGCAGCGTTTCAAGCCAAGTGGGAAGAGGCCTATACTGAATGAGAAACTGAAAGAGTTGAAAGAAGTTCAAACCTCATTGAAAATCGCAGAAATGCAGAACGAAAAATATTCCGAGCTGATGACTACGAAAGACGGATTGACCAATAAAATTGCTCAGTTGCACAAAGAAATTGCAATGCTGGAGCAAAAAGGGCTTAAGCTTCGTGAGTACAAGCGAAATGAAAAGCTTGTCATAGAAGCCGTAACAATAGAGAGCAAAATTCGTGAGCATGATCCGGGATTTTTTCCGGAAGATGGTTTCAACCGTCTTGAGAAATTGGACGAGCAGCTTAAGGTCATCCAGGCAAAATTGTTAAGGATAAAAGAGAAGAAGGACCATTTCCTGAAAGAACTGGAGATGAACAGGCCGAATGCTGAATTGCTGGGGATGGAAACTGAAATTGAAGCCAGAATTGAGAATCTGCTTTTATATGACCAACTGAAGCAGGAAAAAAGACTTCTTGAATCCAAACTGGAGGAAATATCAGAAGAAATAAGTCAGTTAAATGACAAGCTTCATACGGATTTCAACGAAGGAAATATCCTTGAAATCAACACAAGTATCTTTATTAAGGAACAGGCCGAAAACATCCAGCAGACTGAGCAAAGATTAAAGGAAAAAAAGCTGGAGCTGGAGGCTGACTTTGAAGAGGAGAAAAAGACACTGGCAGAACTTGAGGCAAGGGCTGAAGGTGCGAAAGGTGAACTTCTTGATGAAGGAAAGCGAAATGAATTAGTGAATGAATTGGATCTATTGGCGAATAAAGAAAGAATTCAGTCTGAATTAAATTATGTCTTGGACCAAATTGATGCCGCCAAATCCAGGGAAGACAGTGAAAAAATCAGACGAAAAAAGCAGCAGAAGAAAGAGTATAATCAGTTACTCCTTCTTGGAAGTTTTTTTCTCATTGTATTTCTTTGGGGAATTACAAATGGCCTATGGTTTCTAGCTGGAATCGGTTTAGCAGGACTGGTGTTTTTATTGGCTGCTCGCAATAAGTCAAGTGAGAAAATGCCAGTGGAGGACCGGGTTCTTTCCAAGTTGCTTGCGCGTGAAAGAGAGCTGAAAGAGGCGTTGAACAGCCAGCGGGAAGGCAGTGCTTTTACAATCAAAAATCTGCTTGCCAGGGACAAAGAGGCGAATCAGCGCTATCGCGAACTGCTCATTAAAATTGAACAGCAGCATGATCGTTTTGAAAAAGTAGTTCAGCAATTTGAAGCATGGGAAGCAGATAGTGCAGATGTAAACCGGAAAAGGGCAGAATTACTGAAGCAATTTGGTCTAATGGAAACTGCAGGCACGATTAAGGTTATGGATGCCTATCAATTAATAGATACGCTGAAGCAGTATTTCCGTGAGAGAAAGAGAAATAAAGAAAGCTTAAAGAAAGTAACTGATTCTTTAATGGAAATGGAAAACAGCCTGAAAATGCTTGCTGAACGATTTCTTCAAAATAGCAATCTTGCTCCAGTGGAGGCAGCTAGTCTGCTGAAGAGGAAACTGCGTGAAGAAATTGACCAGAAGTCGAGGTATCACGGACTGACCGTTAAACTAGAGGAAGTTGAAGAAGAACATTCATCACTGCAGAAGGAAGAAGTAGTGATTATTCAAGAAAAAGTAGGGTTACTTGCTCTGGCCGGAACTGAAGGTGAAGATGAATTCAGGCAGAAAGCGAAGGCTGCTGCATGGGTGAAAAACTGGAGTGCAAGGCTTGAGGATATAAATTACCAGCTGCTTGCCTCTGGAATGACTGATGAGGATCGTGAAAAGATTTTGACAGGAGTTTCGCTAGAGGAACAAATCGATGAAAATGAATTGAGGCTAGAGCAGAGCAAGGCGGAGTTAACCACACAGTTTGATGTAATCGCGGATGTAAAGCATAAGGTGAAGGTGCTTGAAGAAGGTGGCATTTACAGTGAATTGCTCCATAAATATAAGCAGCTTCAGCATGAGTTTGCGGAAGATGCGAAGGAATGGGCGAAGTTTGCGGTTGCAAAGGATTTGCTTTCGCGGACAATTGACCGTTATAAGGATGAGCGCTTGCCGAAAATGCTGGTCAAAGCTGAGAAATTCCTGTCGGTTTTAACTGATGGAGGTTATGTGAAAATCATTCCTCAACTTACAGGAAGCGGTTTTTTGATTGAAAGAAATGATCATATGTTATTTGAAGCGAATGAACTTAGCCAGGCAACTGCTGAACAAGTCTATGTATCCATCAGGCTGGCACTTGCAGCCGGACATTATGATCGTTATCCATTCCCAATTATCATCGATGACAGCTTTGTCAATTTTGATTATAACAGGACTGGGCGGATTATTAAGCTGCTTAAGGAAATGAGCAATAACAATCAGATTCTCATTTTTACATGCCATCGTCATCTGCTTGACTATTTTACCGAAAATGTAATTATCAGTCTGCAAGAAAAAAGTACAAATATAGTTTAA
- a CDS encoding YjcZ family sporulation protein codes for MVHYNSGFALIVVLFILLIVVGAAYL; via the coding sequence ATGGTCCACTATAATTCAGGCTTTGCGTTAATCGTTGTCCTGTTCATCTTGCTGATCGTTGTTGGAGCAGCTTACCTGTAA
- a CDS encoding YjcZ family sporulation protein: protein MSGGGHGYGGGFALLVVLFILLIIIGASWL from the coding sequence ATGTCTGGAGGAGGACATGGATATGGCGGCGGCTTTGCATTGCTCGTTGTCTTGTTCATTCTGTTGATCATTATCGGTGCTTCCTGGCTGTAA
- a CDS encoding peptidase E, which produces MRQIIAMGGGGFSMEPENPLLDLYILGQSEKQTPKVCFVPTASGDAENYITRFYKAFERHECIPSHLSLFSPPSKDLEAFVMDKDIIYVGGGITKNLLALWKEWGLDIVLRKAWGQGKIMAGVSAGSICWFEEGITDSFGCGLDSLKALGFLNGSNCPHYDGEEDRRPAYKRFVGSGRISGGFAADDGTALHYIDKELVKAVSSRPEAKAYHVWMEDGKVQEKEMKTIYLG; this is translated from the coding sequence TTGAGGCAGATTATTGCAATGGGCGGCGGAGGGTTTTCGATGGAGCCGGAGAATCCGCTGTTGGATTTATATATCCTGGGGCAGTCTGAAAAGCAGACGCCAAAGGTTTGTTTCGTGCCGACTGCCAGCGGGGATGCAGAAAATTATATCACGAGATTCTATAAAGCTTTTGAAAGGCATGAATGTATCCCTTCACACCTTTCATTATTCAGTCCACCATCAAAGGACTTAGAAGCATTCGTTATGGATAAGGATATTATCTATGTTGGGGGAGGAATTACGAAGAACCTGCTAGCTCTTTGGAAGGAATGGGGACTTGATATCGTCCTGCGAAAAGCCTGGGGGCAGGGCAAAATAATGGCTGGAGTTAGCGCAGGCTCAATCTGCTGGTTTGAGGAAGGTATTACAGATTCTTTTGGCTGCGGACTTGATTCACTAAAGGCTCTTGGGTTTCTGAATGGCAGCAATTGTCCGCATTATGATGGAGAAGAGGATCGCCGTCCTGCTTATAAGAGATTTGTAGGCTCAGGCAGGATTTCAGGTGGATTTGCCGCGGATGATGGAACTGCATTGCACTATATTGATAAGGAACTAGTTAAGGCGGTAAGCTCAAGGCCAGAAGCAAAAGCGTATCATGTTTGGATGGAAGATGGGAAAGTGCAGGAAAAGGAAATGAAAACCATATATTTGGGGTGA
- a CDS encoding HTH-type transcriptional regulator Hpr has product MGDKNYSMKEAMIFSQRIAQLSKALWKSVEKDWQQWIKPFDLNINEHHILWIAYHLNGASISDVAKFGVMHVSTAFNFSKKLEERGYLKFSKKESDKRNTYIQLTEEGEGILLALMENYEPDTNAVFSGAMPLKELYGKFPDIIEIMAIVRNIYGDDFMEIFEKSFSNIDNKFSDEDGKLKKIDPAEKEYA; this is encoded by the coding sequence ATGGGAGATAAAAATTATTCTATGAAAGAAGCAATGATATTTAGCCAGAGAATTGCCCAGTTAAGCAAAGCCCTATGGAAGTCTGTTGAGAAGGACTGGCAGCAATGGATCAAACCATTCGACCTGAATATCAATGAGCACCATATATTATGGATTGCTTATCATTTGAATGGTGCTTCGATTTCTGATGTGGCAAAATTCGGAGTCATGCATGTTTCCACTGCTTTTAACTTTTCCAAAAAGCTTGAGGAACGTGGTTATTTAAAGTTTTCCAAGAAGGAAAGTGACAAGAGAAATACTTATATCCAGCTTACCGAAGAAGGCGAAGGTATATTGCTCGCTTTGATGGAAAACTATGAACCAGATACTAATGCCGTTTTTTCAGGAGCCATGCCTTTGAAGGAACTATACGGAAAGTTCCCTGATATCATTGAAATCATGGCAATTGTCCGCAATATTTATGGCGATGATTTTATGGAAATATTCGAGAAGTCTTTTTCGAATATCGATAACAAGTTTTCTGATGAAGACGGTAAACTTAAAAAAATAGATCCGGCCGAAAAGGAGTATGCTTAA
- the yhaM gene encoding 3'-5' exoribonuclease YhaM, which translates to MNKGILNHETGDQVELFLLIKHSSKGIASNGKPFLTLILQDQSGEIEAKLWDVSDEDESTYSAESIVKVQGDIQNYRGRNQLKIRQIRPTSTADSVKLSDFLETAPVSQDEMSSKLTQYIFEMKNPNIQRVTRHLLKKHMNAFMEYPAATKNHHEFVSGLAYHVVSMLDLAKSIATLYPSLDKDLLYAGVILHDLGKVFELSGPISTTYTVEGNLLGHISIMVNEIGKAADELGISGEEVVILQHMVLSHHGKAEWGSPKPPMIKEAEILHYIDNLDAKMNMLDRALARVKPGEFSERVFALDNRSFYKPVFHK; encoded by the coding sequence ATGAATAAAGGAATTTTGAATCACGAAACAGGGGACCAGGTAGAATTATTTTTATTGATCAAGCATTCGTCAAAAGGGATTGCCAGCAATGGGAAGCCGTTTTTGACACTCATCCTCCAGGACCAGAGCGGGGAAATCGAAGCAAAGCTTTGGGATGTTTCTGACGAAGATGAAAGTACTTACTCTGCAGAAAGCATTGTAAAAGTCCAGGGAGATATCCAGAATTACCGAGGGCGAAACCAGTTGAAGATCAGGCAAATCAGGCCAACATCGACAGCTGACTCTGTCAAACTATCTGATTTTCTTGAGACAGCCCCTGTCAGCCAGGATGAAATGAGCAGCAAGCTCACCCAATACATTTTCGAAATGAAGAACCCTAACATTCAAAGGGTTACCAGACATTTATTGAAGAAGCATATGAATGCTTTTATGGAATATCCTGCAGCGACTAAAAACCATCATGAATTTGTTTCGGGACTTGCGTATCACGTTGTCTCCATGTTGGACCTTGCGAAATCAATCGCAACGCTATATCCAAGCCTTGATAAGGATCTATTGTATGCTGGGGTCATTCTTCATGATTTAGGTAAAGTCTTTGAGCTATCCGGCCCGATTTCAACAACTTACACGGTTGAAGGGAATTTGCTCGGACATATATCCATCATGGTCAATGAAATTGGTAAGGCAGCCGATGAACTAGGCATCAGCGGTGAAGAAGTAGTCATTCTTCAGCATATGGTATTGTCCCACCACGGGAAAGCGGAATGGGGCAGTCCAAAACCGCCGATGATTAAAGAGGCTGAAATTCTTCATTACATCGATAATCTTGATGCGAAAATGAATATGCTCGACCGTGCGCTTGCCAGGGTTAAACCAGGCGAGTTCTCCGAAAGAGTATTCGCTCTTGATAATCGCTCATTTTACAAGCCAGTATTTCATAAGTAA
- a CDS encoding metallophosphoesterase family protein, which translates to MKQVKFLHTADLHLDSPMVGLRHLPKAIFHRLQESTFTALKIITDAAINHEVDFVVIAGDLYDAEDRSIRAQAVLRNEMERLAEKGIKVYAIHGNHDHLGAKSVTIDFPDNVHFFLDQVEKADFKKHDGTLVHLYGFSYPERHVMERWIEKYKKIDGADFHVGMLHGHFDGASDHGKYAPFSLSELIDKDYDYWALGHIHKKAALSQQPYVVYPGNPQGRNRKETGEKGAYIVQLTEAGSDVSFIETADVIWDETIIDAKDSLSFNAIYEKCLAVIDGKRRQGKGVLLDIRIDNLDSGQKDVIEKVASGELIELLQEAEKDEESFVWVHRLNFSENIAVDRAELIKQSDFYEELFNSIEQYDNVKDSLSPLFQHSQARRHLGMLSESEKDQLVEDAERILLQLLLKNE; encoded by the coding sequence ATGAAACAGGTGAAGTTTTTACATACTGCCGACCTTCATCTTGATAGCCCGATGGTCGGTCTGAGGCACTTGCCCAAAGCCATTTTTCACAGGTTGCAGGAGAGTACATTTACAGCTTTGAAAATTATCACGGATGCGGCGATCAACCATGAAGTTGATTTTGTCGTCATTGCAGGTGATCTATACGATGCTGAGGACAGGAGCATTCGAGCTCAGGCTGTTCTTCGCAATGAAATGGAAAGGCTCGCTGAAAAAGGAATCAAGGTATACGCAATACACGGAAATCATGACCATCTTGGCGCAAAATCTGTGACGATTGATTTTCCGGATAACGTTCACTTTTTCTTAGATCAGGTGGAAAAGGCTGATTTTAAGAAGCATGATGGCACTCTTGTCCATTTGTACGGTTTCAGCTATCCTGAGCGGCATGTAATGGAGCGATGGATTGAGAAGTATAAAAAGATTGATGGCGCAGATTTTCACGTCGGTATGCTTCATGGACATTTTGACGGAGCGAGTGATCACGGGAAATACGCACCGTTCAGTTTATCTGAACTTATTGACAAAGACTATGATTATTGGGCACTGGGCCATATTCATAAAAAGGCGGCTTTATCACAGCAGCCTTATGTTGTCTATCCTGGCAATCCACAGGGACGAAACAGGAAGGAAACCGGTGAAAAAGGGGCGTATATTGTTCAGTTGACAGAAGCAGGATCCGACGTTTCTTTTATTGAAACAGCTGATGTGATTTGGGACGAAACAATTATTGACGCGAAGGATTCGTTAAGCTTCAATGCTATTTATGAAAAATGTCTGGCCGTCATTGATGGGAAAAGAAGACAAGGAAAAGGGGTCCTGCTGGATATCCGGATTGATAACCTGGATTCGGGCCAGAAAGATGTGATTGAAAAAGTCGCCAGTGGTGAACTTATTGAACTTCTGCAGGAAGCTGAGAAGGATGAGGAGTCTTTTGTCTGGGTGCACAGGCTCAATTTCTCCGAAAACATTGCCGTCGACCGCGCTGAATTGATTAAGCAAAGCGATTTTTATGAAGAGTTATTCAACTCTATTGAGCAATACGATAATGTAAAAGACTCACTGTCTCCATTATTCCAGCACAGCCAGGCTAGAAGGCATTTAGGGATGCTGTCGGAAAGTGAAAAAGATCAGCTGGTTGAGGATGCAGAAAGGATTCTGCTTCAGCTCCTGCTGAAAAATGAATGA
- a CDS encoding YtxH domain-containing protein — protein MKAKKVLAGMVIGGVVASIATLLSTPKSGYETRRTLIANKNEYMESIKDIKDSAVELKNTVATASKEGKASIQTFITDVKTAIFEWKLETEENKKVLQEDVMELEDSIKDLETELAAANSKEK, from the coding sequence AAAGCAAAAAAAGTTTTAGCAGGAATGGTTATAGGTGGGGTTGTAGCAAGTATCGCAACACTACTATCAACTCCAAAATCAGGATATGAAACAAGAAGAACTCTTATAGCCAACAAAAATGAATACATGGAATCCATAAAGGATATTAAGGATTCAGCTGTTGAATTGAAAAACACAGTAGCCACTGCTTCAAAAGAAGGAAAAGCATCTATCCAGACATTTATCACCGATGTAAAAACGGCTATCTTTGAGTGGAAGCTTGAAACCGAAGAAAACAAGAAAGTCCTTCAGGAAGATGTAATGGAACTTGAAGATTCAATTAAAGACCTGGAAACTGAATTGGCAGCAGCTAATTCTAAAGAAAAATAA
- a CDS encoding sporulation YhaL family protein, with amino-acid sequence MSIPIWVIAVAAGVVFSAFMAVKTGKEERKEEMESIEREGELYMKRLEREKEQRENSAEA; translated from the coding sequence ATGTCAATTCCAATCTGGGTAATAGCAGTCGCAGCAGGGGTCGTATTCAGTGCCTTCATGGCAGTGAAAACAGGGAAAGAAGAACGGAAAGAAGAAATGGAAAGCATTGAACGTGAGGGCGAGCTATATATGAAGCGTCTTGAGCGAGAAAAAGAACAACGTGAAAATTCGGCGGAAGCATAA
- a CDS encoding peptidylprolyl isomerase gives MKKMIISLTVAAGVMGLAACSNDNADSSEVIVESKAGNITKEELYQSMKEKYGEQALQELLYQKVLAENYEVTDKEVEEKVAELKEELGENFELVLQQNQLKDEEELKEVLKDQLLMEKAALKDVKVSEEEVKKRYEEYKPEIKASHILVKDEKTAQEVKKKLDEGAKFEDLAKEYSQDPGSAANGGDLGFFGPGKMVPEFEEAAYGLEVNKISEPVQSQHGFHIIKVTEKKEKESYEKMKDELEYELKLTQLDSNKIQEVLKRELDAANVKIKDKDLKGAAEFPEAEAPTQP, from the coding sequence ATGAAAAAAATGATAATTTCCCTCACGGTTGCAGCCGGAGTTATGGGATTAGCTGCTTGCAGTAACGATAATGCTGATTCTTCAGAAGTAATCGTTGAGTCGAAAGCAGGCAACATTACCAAGGAAGAGCTTTATCAATCCATGAAGGAAAAGTATGGAGAGCAAGCACTTCAAGAATTGCTTTATCAAAAAGTTCTTGCGGAAAATTATGAAGTGACTGATAAAGAGGTTGAAGAAAAAGTGGCCGAGCTTAAGGAAGAGCTTGGAGAGAACTTCGAGCTAGTTCTACAGCAAAACCAGCTTAAGGACGAGGAAGAATTAAAAGAAGTCCTTAAAGATCAGCTTCTAATGGAAAAAGCTGCGCTTAAAGATGTGAAGGTCAGCGAAGAAGAAGTAAAGAAGCGTTACGAAGAGTACAAGCCTGAAATCAAGGCTAGTCACATCCTTGTAAAAGATGAAAAAACAGCCCAGGAAGTAAAGAAGAAGCTTGATGAGGGCGCAAAGTTTGAAGACCTGGCGAAAGAGTATTCACAAGACCCTGGTTCAGCTGCAAATGGCGGAGATCTTGGTTTCTTCGGACCTGGAAAAATGGTTCCTGAATTCGAAGAGGCTGCTTACGGCCTAGAAGTAAACAAAATCAGTGAACCTGTTCAATCACAGCACGGTTTCCATATCATCAAGGTAACTGAAAAGAAAGAAAAAGAATCTTACGAAAAAATGAAGGACGAGCTTGAGTATGAGTTGAAGCTTACTCAGCTAGATTCTAATAAGATTCAAGAAGTCTTAAAGCGTGAACTTGATGCAGCAAATGTAAAGATCAAGGACAAAGATCTTAAAGGTGCTGCTGAATTCCCAGAAGCCGAAGCACCAACACAACCATAA